One genomic region from Mycobacterium basiliense encodes:
- a CDS encoding MarR family transcriptional regulator, producing the protein MSELAVLQAVRLKGQVTAANLATTLGLSPADVADTVERLSAAGLLIKNTTLRISSSGRLRLDALLTEERDGVDSAALAAVHDDFRAVNTDFKTLVTDWQLRNGRPNAHDDAEYDAAILARLQAVHQRVTPIIAAAALQVPRLSGYARKLSHALDRLNAGETAWLTRPLMDSYHTVWFELHEELLLAAGLTREQEARAGEAH; encoded by the coding sequence ATGAGCGAGTTGGCGGTGTTGCAGGCCGTCCGGCTGAAGGGCCAGGTGACGGCGGCCAACCTGGCCACCACCCTCGGCCTGAGCCCCGCCGACGTCGCCGACACCGTCGAGCGGCTCTCGGCGGCCGGTCTTCTGATCAAGAACACGACCCTGCGAATCAGCAGTAGCGGCCGGCTGCGGCTCGACGCCTTGCTCACCGAGGAGCGAGACGGTGTCGACTCGGCGGCGCTGGCCGCTGTGCACGACGACTTCCGCGCGGTAAATACCGACTTCAAGACCTTGGTGACCGACTGGCAGCTCCGGAATGGCCGGCCCAATGCCCACGACGACGCCGAATACGACGCGGCGATACTGGCCCGCCTGCAGGCGGTACACCAGCGGGTGACGCCGATCATCGCGGCGGCCGCGTTGCAGGTGCCGCGGCTGAGCGGCTATGCGCGGAAGCTGAGCCACGCCCTGGACAGGCTCAACGCCGGCGAGACCGCATGGCTGACCCGGCCGCTGATGGACTCCTACCACACCGTGTGGTTCGAATTGCACGAGGAGCTGCTCCTGGCCGCCGGCCTGACTCGTGAGCAGGAGGCCCGAGCCGGCGAGGCCCATTAA